One Myxococcus stipitatus DNA segment encodes these proteins:
- a CDS encoding RHS repeat-associated core domain-containing protein: protein MGGSRKNTPLTGSSGSINIGDPFSIANGQSHEAFLEAILPTGNRTLNFVRYFVSHFDVWTYYPTLRAVPKPYGSDPQNQHAARWWHSLLSVVRIRYSTQWLLLDTSGHQYSFASCTIPSGSSSCFAGNDGYSFSLRSRLERTATGFVFHEDDALRYVYEAHHVHEATSFYFLSRIEDYAGNTLLTLTYAQPPGISCPTGEAGSTAGVPYISTATTNSGTQLLFSYKALSRTSSVTECVLDSIDIQAPGTSAQRLVSYAYTQSGGVERPGLLASASSPSRGAGQPQRVETYDYTATQFRVSRDGKTVAQHDYENTYYARVTSTQGPGESLSVSWGARGTCQPGSNCCGSTPYVRDVVTQTAGRGDGLSTAAGFTRSYEILPMATAFTFHEARTYRTVDSCTVPQSCSPGSVQYEWDCTDSSRTFPGFEKGIKDKRGNWTANIFTAATGSRPKALTEKSAVLVGATDVNGSNALQRTDFAYTYGYNFLQLPSHKQQTSVIASPSDENPYSRIQYVYESSTTAPPNRDRLKATLWSGWTKDFKSTGWDKVPKTIATFTFTARTVGDTTPDPLGRVVEEHGPCYVATSGTPTDCEAGKDFPITRYFYWPHNAGTAAAGHMQKIVRYPSQAPGTTPLETKFNTYDVWGNPTQIENPDGTLTNNTWVENRLISSQVGSQPAIQFGYLDDRLSYVKHRATDSYEVYCYRTGVSSTSCSGTLTPNLQWRARAPNSDGTGWTERVEYAYWPDGTLKEARHVAMNGTVAETRFVMSYAADAHKRPVLEKWGEGSGSFSASAAYDGADNLTAIGHAFNAPPAWCGGVSDVSSGTPLSDLCNHPSYDRANRLESLLQYPGGSSAATKTLFARDAQGNITGIKSGCAASDSYSTCTQPASTYVYDDFHRLVEVTPAQATGTLRLAYDAQGNRILRETAAMRALGERVEYTYDNLSRLKLVEKVSGSLRTALYRLGYDDTGAPPSGCGTGLDLSTASSRSLGRLRYKQDSFGFTWYRYDEEGRVTAEVRARDGSCGGNANNNPHTLYAYTADGGLERVTYPYGRQVHYLYGSGANSHRVTGIEVTLHDGTSWGTPRTLLSDIRWEPFGGLRSYRLLHDNGSSSASVDYAVGGDASASSGGCSSSPPSSGTGYDLTGRLRSLRVTSSAASTGAGDIFQRNYQWAADQVLRTDTCVLGGTARTETFTYDRLLRLTGRQLTGAQSGTSLDTSYGYDSRSNRSSSSEDGFPSTSTLASSGAADWLSSLTSQTDASLQSRYAYDSDGRALQKAQGKWMTGADASLLEFFYGQDTSVATDTVFRAVRVNGASYNYFYDAEGRRRAKGYENGNKDEFFYDGAKHLLVDQGNGSNASGAAYLVTDDYVWLGDRAVAVVRGRLSSSWARQSDASTTCDRHGEATACGIRFFVTDHIAKAALTLDSQLRVTDVTDHDAFGLPNHVSLHASTAHPYPNGLSSTLADFTQVAGSSSLTVQARVLFHLVDTESLSGGGAEDDTVHVKDGDTGTTLASFTGHLGRKTTAWLQPSAGRIAVAFTSGPNSNPSHAGAIIEGYEYRRFQSGAQPFASPLRFPGQYYDAETGLFENWNRFYDPHIGRYLQREPLLSRPEYTAAMAAHGYGTPTYAYAANNPQFFFDSDGFYFRNYGYMAVAVKPERGNWFILPPLMEYPGQIDGWFHLNGRMMKVVGKDKSWLGGFGGCLESNVEINPDKSYGCRSGICLIYEFTPSPENEQDWTVPEHFSEPPIPLVRAPDWRPYENNSPRRNWQQ, encoded by the coding sequence ATGGGCGGCTCCCGGAAGAATACCCCCCTGACGGGCTCCTCCGGCAGCATCAACATCGGCGACCCCTTCAGCATCGCCAACGGGCAGAGTCACGAAGCCTTCCTCGAGGCCATCCTCCCCACCGGCAACAGGACGCTCAACTTCGTCCGCTACTTCGTCTCACACTTCGACGTCTGGACCTACTACCCCACCCTGCGCGCCGTCCCCAAGCCCTACGGCTCCGACCCCCAGAATCAACACGCCGCGCGCTGGTGGCACAGCCTCCTCTCCGTCGTCCGAATCCGCTACTCCACCCAGTGGCTCCTGCTCGACACCAGCGGACACCAGTACTCCTTCGCCTCGTGCACCATCCCCTCCGGCTCCTCTTCATGCTTCGCGGGCAACGACGGCTATAGCTTCAGCCTCCGCAGCCGCCTCGAGCGCACCGCCACCGGCTTCGTCTTCCACGAGGACGACGCCCTTCGCTACGTCTACGAGGCCCACCACGTCCACGAGGCCACCTCCTTCTACTTCCTCTCCCGCATCGAGGACTACGCCGGCAACACCCTCCTCACCCTGACGTATGCCCAGCCCCCTGGCATCTCCTGCCCCACGGGCGAAGCAGGCAGCACCGCCGGCGTCCCCTACATCAGCACTGCCACCACCAACAGCGGCACCCAGCTGCTCTTCTCCTACAAGGCCCTCTCACGCACCAGCAGCGTCACCGAGTGCGTCCTCGACTCCATCGACATCCAGGCCCCGGGCACCTCCGCCCAGCGCCTCGTCTCCTACGCCTATACCCAGAGTGGCGGCGTCGAGCGTCCGGGTCTCCTCGCCTCCGCCTCCTCTCCCAGCCGGGGCGCCGGCCAGCCCCAGCGCGTCGAAACCTACGACTACACCGCCACCCAGTTCCGCGTCAGTCGTGACGGAAAGACTGTCGCCCAGCACGACTACGAGAATACCTACTACGCTCGCGTCACCTCCACTCAGGGCCCCGGCGAATCCCTCTCCGTCTCCTGGGGCGCTCGCGGCACCTGCCAGCCCGGCTCCAACTGCTGCGGCAGCACCCCCTACGTCCGCGACGTCGTCACCCAAACGGCTGGCCGCGGCGACGGGTTGTCCACCGCCGCCGGCTTCACCCGCTCCTACGAAATCCTCCCCATGGCCACGGCCTTCACCTTCCACGAGGCCCGCACCTACCGCACCGTCGACAGCTGCACCGTCCCCCAGTCCTGCTCCCCTGGCAGCGTCCAGTACGAGTGGGACTGCACCGACTCCAGCCGCACCTTCCCCGGCTTCGAGAAGGGAATCAAAGACAAGCGCGGCAACTGGACGGCCAACATCTTCACCGCCGCCACCGGCTCCCGCCCCAAAGCCCTCACCGAGAAATCCGCCGTCCTCGTCGGCGCCACCGACGTCAATGGCTCCAACGCCCTCCAGCGCACCGACTTCGCCTACACCTACGGCTACAACTTCCTCCAGCTCCCCAGTCACAAACAGCAGACTTCTGTCATCGCCTCCCCCAGCGATGAGAATCCATATTCCCGAATACAGTATGTCTATGAGAGTTCGACGACGGCCCCGCCCAACCGAGACAGGCTCAAAGCTACCCTCTGGAGCGGGTGGACCAAGGACTTCAAATCAACAGGGTGGGACAAGGTCCCGAAGACCATCGCCACTTTCACCTTCACCGCCCGCACCGTCGGCGACACCACGCCCGACCCGCTCGGCCGCGTCGTCGAGGAGCATGGCCCCTGCTACGTCGCTACCTCCGGCACTCCCACTGACTGTGAGGCCGGCAAGGACTTCCCCATCACCCGCTACTTCTACTGGCCTCACAACGCCGGCACCGCCGCCGCGGGCCACATGCAGAAAATCGTCAGGTACCCCTCTCAAGCACCTGGCACGACGCCGCTGGAAACCAAGTTCAACACCTACGACGTCTGGGGCAACCCCACCCAAATTGAAAACCCCGACGGCACCCTCACCAACAACACCTGGGTCGAGAACCGCCTCATCTCCTCTCAAGTCGGAAGCCAGCCCGCCATCCAGTTCGGCTACCTGGATGACCGCCTCTCCTACGTCAAGCACCGGGCCACCGACTCCTACGAGGTGTATTGCTACCGCACCGGTGTCTCCAGCACCAGTTGCTCCGGCACCCTGACGCCCAACCTCCAGTGGCGCGCTCGCGCCCCCAACTCCGACGGCACCGGGTGGACCGAGCGCGTGGAGTACGCCTACTGGCCCGACGGCACCCTCAAGGAGGCTCGCCATGTCGCCATGAATGGCACTGTCGCAGAAACCCGCTTCGTCATGAGCTACGCCGCCGACGCCCACAAGCGTCCCGTCCTCGAGAAGTGGGGTGAGGGCTCCGGCAGCTTCTCCGCCTCCGCGGCCTATGACGGCGCCGACAACCTCACCGCCATCGGCCACGCTTTCAACGCCCCTCCCGCCTGGTGCGGCGGCGTCTCGGACGTCTCCTCCGGCACTCCTCTCTCCGACCTCTGCAACCACCCCAGCTATGACCGCGCCAACCGCCTGGAGAGCCTCCTCCAGTACCCGGGCGGAAGCAGCGCCGCCACCAAGACTCTCTTCGCTCGTGATGCCCAGGGCAACATCACCGGCATCAAATCGGGCTGCGCGGCCTCCGACTCCTACTCGACCTGCACCCAGCCCGCCTCCACCTATGTCTATGACGACTTCCATCGCCTCGTGGAGGTGACGCCCGCCCAGGCAACGGGCACGCTTCGACTCGCCTACGACGCCCAAGGCAACCGCATCCTCCGCGAAACCGCCGCCATGCGCGCCCTGGGCGAGCGCGTCGAATACACCTACGACAACCTCTCCCGGCTCAAGCTCGTGGAGAAGGTCTCCGGCTCCCTGCGGACGGCCCTCTACCGCCTCGGTTACGACGACACAGGCGCGCCCCCCTCCGGCTGCGGCACTGGACTCGACCTCTCCACCGCCTCCTCTCGCTCGCTGGGACGTCTTCGCTACAAGCAGGACTCCTTCGGCTTCACCTGGTACCGCTATGACGAGGAGGGCCGCGTCACCGCCGAAGTCCGCGCACGCGACGGCTCCTGCGGCGGCAACGCCAACAACAACCCCCACACCCTCTATGCGTATACGGCCGACGGAGGCCTCGAGCGCGTCACCTACCCCTACGGCCGGCAGGTCCACTACCTCTATGGCTCCGGCGCCAACTCCCACCGCGTCACCGGCATTGAAGTCACCCTCCATGACGGCACCTCCTGGGGCACTCCCCGAACGCTGCTGAGCGACATCCGCTGGGAGCCCTTCGGCGGCCTGCGCAGCTACCGCCTCCTCCACGACAACGGCTCCTCCTCCGCCTCCGTCGACTACGCCGTCGGCGGCGACGCCAGCGCCTCCTCCGGCGGCTGCTCCTCCTCACCTCCCTCCTCCGGTACCGGCTATGACTTGACGGGACGCCTGCGCTCCCTCCGCGTCACCTCCAGCGCCGCCTCCACCGGCGCCGGCGACATCTTCCAGCGCAACTACCAGTGGGCCGCTGACCAAGTCCTTCGTACCGACACCTGCGTCCTCGGCGGCACCGCCCGCACGGAGACTTTCACCTACGACAGGCTCCTGCGCCTCACCGGCCGCCAACTCACCGGCGCCCAGTCCGGCACCTCCCTCGACACCTCCTACGGCTATGACAGCCGCAGCAACCGCTCCTCCTCCTCCGAGGACGGCTTCCCCTCCACCTCCACCCTCGCCTCCTCCGGCGCCGCCGACTGGCTCTCCTCACTCACCTCTCAAACCGACGCCTCCCTCCAGTCCCGCTACGCCTACGACTCTGACGGCCGCGCACTCCAGAAGGCTCAAGGCAAGTGGATGACGGGCGCCGACGCCTCCCTCCTCGAATTCTTCTACGGCCAGGACACCTCCGTCGCCACGGACACCGTCTTCCGCGCCGTCCGCGTCAACGGCGCCAGCTACAACTACTTCTATGACGCCGAGGGCCGCCGCAGGGCCAAGGGCTACGAAAACGGCAACAAGGACGAATTCTTCTACGACGGCGCCAAGCACCTCCTCGTCGACCAGGGCAATGGCAGCAACGCCTCCGGCGCGGCCTACCTCGTCACTGACGACTACGTCTGGCTGGGTGACAGGGCTGTCGCCGTGGTGCGCGGACGCCTCTCCTCCAGTTGGGCACGCCAGTCCGACGCCTCCACCACCTGCGACAGACACGGCGAAGCCACCGCCTGCGGCATCCGCTTCTTCGTCACCGACCACATTGCCAAGGCCGCTTTGACACTCGACTCCCAGCTTCGTGTCACCGACGTCACGGACCATGACGCCTTCGGCCTCCCCAACCACGTCTCCCTCCACGCCTCCACCGCCCACCCCTACCCCAACGGCCTCTCCTCCACTCTCGCCGACTTCACCCAGGTGGCTGGCTCCTCCAGCCTCACCGTCCAGGCCCGCGTCCTCTTCCACCTCGTCGACACCGAGTCCCTCTCCGGTGGCGGCGCCGAGGACGACACCGTCCACGTCAAGGACGGCGACACCGGCACCACCCTGGCTTCCTTCACGGGACACCTCGGCCGCAAGACCACTGCCTGGCTCCAGCCTTCCGCAGGCCGCATTGCAGTCGCCTTCACCTCAGGCCCCAACTCCAACCCCTCGCACGCTGGCGCCATCATCGAAGGCTATGAGTACCGCCGCTTCCAGTCCGGCGCTCAACCCTTCGCCTCTCCCCTCCGCTTCCCCGGCCAGTACTACGACGCCGAAACCGGCCTCTTCGAAAACTGGAACCGCTTCTACGACCCACACATCGGCAGGTATCTCCAACGGGAGCCACTGCTCAGTCGCCCCGAATACACCGCAGCCATGGCCGCGCATGGATATGGCACGCCCACGTACGCCTATGCGGCGAACAATCCCCAATTTTTCTTTGATTCGGATGGGTTTTACTTCCGCAATTACGGATATATGGCTGTCGCGGTTAAGCCTGAGCGTGGGAATTGGTTCATCCTTCCGCCCCTCATGGAGTACCCAGGCCAGATCGATGGATGGTTCCACCTGAATGGTCGCATGATGAAGGTCGTCGGCAAGGACAAGTCGTGGCTGGGTGGGTTTGGCGGGTGCCTGGAAAGCAATGTGGAGATCAATCCTGACAAATCTTATGGTTGCAGGAGTGGCATCTGCCTCATCTACGAATTCACCCCGAGCCCAGAAAACGAACAAGATTGGACCGTGCCCGAGCACTTCAGCGAGCCACCTATCCCGTTGGTCCGCGCGCCCGACTGGCGTCCTTACGAGAACAACTCCCCGAGAAGAAATTGGCAGCAGTAA
- a CDS encoding TolB family protein, whose translation MKQLLILTGVLLVLGSEAAYAQDGAWAKPRFAIFGEGFDWVVVSVHDLSVRRIRVPGPNAPQNVTTTPDGRWIVFTAFDEQANNTLLFKWDGKDGSQPIRIGDVQGYHADPVVSHDGERVVFSHHPRAGGPPGQHGPKATAQLYEVGIDGSGLKSLTDGDGCHLGPTAPRGERVYFIHTPCDGTRFLSFLDRNTGKRGGLGPKDESSASDPSLSPDGQRLLYTTRTMTQATLKELNIKTGQVKSVWTFDYDMPKNRPQFASRPGEYMFQNNGAILLVKQGKVQRVTTLHGKTP comes from the coding sequence ATGAAACAACTTCTCATACTGACGGGAGTCCTATTGGTCCTCGGCTCGGAGGCAGCGTACGCGCAGGACGGAGCCTGGGCCAAGCCTCGATTCGCCATCTTCGGAGAAGGATTCGACTGGGTGGTAGTGAGTGTCCACGACCTCTCCGTGCGGCGAATCCGCGTCCCTGGCCCCAACGCCCCCCAGAATGTCACCACGACCCCAGACGGGCGCTGGATTGTCTTTACCGCCTTCGACGAGCAGGCCAACAACACCCTGCTTTTCAAATGGGATGGGAAAGATGGTTCACAGCCCATCCGCATTGGCGATGTCCAGGGCTACCACGCGGACCCGGTGGTCTCCCATGATGGGGAGCGCGTCGTCTTTTCCCACCATCCTCGCGCTGGTGGACCTCCGGGACAGCATGGGCCCAAGGCGACCGCGCAACTCTACGAAGTAGGCATCGATGGGAGTGGGCTCAAGTCCCTCACCGATGGTGACGGGTGCCATCTCGGACCCACGGCGCCTCGCGGAGAGCGCGTCTACTTCATTCATACTCCTTGCGATGGAACCCGGTTCCTGTCCTTCCTTGACAGAAACACGGGCAAGAGAGGCGGGCTCGGCCCCAAGGATGAGAGTTCCGCGAGTGATCCCTCACTCTCTCCTGACGGCCAACGCCTGCTCTACACCACCCGGACGATGACCCAGGCTACGCTGAAGGAGCTGAACATCAAGACCGGTCAGGTCAAGTCTGTCTGGACGTTCGACTACGACATGCCCAAGAACCGCCCCCAGTTCGCCAGCCGTCCTGGTGAATACATGTTCCAGAACAACGGGGCCATCCTCCTCGTCAAACAGGGGAAGGTCCAGCGAGTCACGACGCTCCACGGGAAGACGCCATGA